The Micromonospora sp. Llam0 genome includes a window with the following:
- a CDS encoding ATP-binding protein, whose protein sequence is MSSPDPTSLGIGGRPTDDPSPDGAVDQPFDRDGLYGLRATLSAHAPGLDISAEQTEHLLIVAGELATNAIRHGGGSGRLRLWRREDILYCQVSDNGPGMRDPQVGTVPPDQAQAGGRGIWICRQLCTELIIDRAEPGPGAVVTAVISLARPAGR, encoded by the coding sequence ATGAGCAGCCCTGATCCCACCTCGCTCGGCATCGGGGGACGACCGACGGACGATCCGTCCCCGGACGGTGCCGTCGACCAGCCGTTCGACCGGGACGGTCTGTACGGCCTGCGGGCCACGCTCAGCGCACACGCTCCCGGGCTGGACATCTCGGCCGAGCAGACCGAACATCTGCTCATCGTCGCCGGGGAGCTCGCCACCAACGCGATACGCCACGGCGGCGGCAGCGGCCGGCTCCGGTTGTGGCGCCGCGAGGACATCCTGTACTGCCAGGTCAGCGACAACGGGCCGGGGATGCGCGACCCTCAGGTAGGGACCGTTCCACCGGACCAGGCGCAGGCCGGTGGTCGGGGCATCTGGATCTGCCGGCAGCTGTGCACCGAGCTGATCATCGATCGTGCCGAACCGGGGCCGGGGGCGGTGGTCACCGCGGTGATCAGCCTGGCCCGCCCGGCCGGCCGGTGA
- a CDS encoding sporulation protein translates to MVFKKMLGALGIGAPSVDTVLQNPNTRPGLALTGQVNITGGSHDVQLDQITVSLVTRVEVEAGGEDHNALAEFHRFPVSGGIHLREGQQLSLPFQFPVPWETPVTDLYGQRLHGMTMGLRTEVAIPGAIDRGDLDAVHIYPLPLQEHILEAFARLGFAFKGADLEYGRLHGVPQTLPFYQEIEYYAAPQYAGGINEVELTFVASEYGVDVVLEFDKRGGLFRPGHDSYGRYRVSHADADQVDWTAQVDTWVRQALSQRQSLIGGYGAPGGHYGGHHGGHHGGSGMGGVVAGAVGGAALGFAGGMIAGEVFDSFGGDEDSGEEFEEE, encoded by the coding sequence GTGGTATTCAAGAAGATGCTGGGTGCTCTGGGAATCGGCGCTCCCAGCGTCGACACGGTGCTGCAGAACCCCAACACCCGGCCGGGCCTGGCCCTCACCGGGCAGGTGAACATCACTGGCGGCAGCCACGACGTGCAGCTGGACCAGATCACGGTCAGCTTGGTCACCCGGGTGGAGGTGGAGGCCGGCGGCGAGGACCACAACGCCCTGGCCGAGTTCCACCGGTTCCCCGTGTCCGGCGGCATCCACCTGCGCGAAGGCCAGCAGTTGTCGTTGCCCTTCCAGTTCCCGGTGCCGTGGGAGACCCCGGTCACCGACCTCTACGGGCAGCGCCTGCACGGCATGACCATGGGTCTGCGGACCGAGGTCGCCATCCCGGGGGCGATCGACCGGGGCGACCTCGACGCGGTGCACATCTACCCGCTGCCGCTGCAGGAGCACATCCTGGAGGCGTTCGCCCGGCTCGGCTTCGCCTTCAAGGGCGCCGACCTGGAGTACGGGCGGCTGCACGGCGTGCCCCAGACCCTCCCGTTCTACCAGGAGATCGAGTACTACGCCGCACCCCAGTACGCCGGCGGCATCAACGAGGTCGAGCTGACCTTCGTGGCCAGCGAGTACGGCGTCGACGTCGTGCTGGAGTTCGACAAGCGCGGCGGTCTCTTCCGGCCGGGGCACGACTCGTACGGCCGATACCGGGTCAGCCACGCAGACGCCGACCAGGTGGACTGGACCGCCCAGGTCGACACCTGGGTACGCCAGGCGCTCTCCCAGCGCCAGTCGCTGATCGGCGGGTACGGCGCGCCCGGTGGGCACTACGGCGGGCATCACGGAGGACACCATGGCGGGTCGGGAATGGGTGGCGTCGTCGCCGGCGCGGTCGGCGGCGCCGCGCTCGGCTTCGCCGGCGGGATGATCGCCGGCGAGGTCTTCGACTCGTTCGGCGGGGACGAGGACTCGGGTGAGGAGTTCGAGGAGGAGTGA
- a CDS encoding tetratricopeptide repeat protein → MTVLFDHYLHTAATAMDLLFPAERHRRPAVTGQSVAARPLLDAAAARAWLEQERANLVGAVVHTAGNGWPEHARRLVLTIFRYLEGAGHYPDAVTVHHHGLLAAEIIGDRDSQAHMMTNIAVVYGMQGHRQLVADHLQRALVLYRQTGERAGKARALGNLGVFHGQQGQYDQATAHLREALGLLREAGEAHGEAMALGNLGWIAVLQGRYAEAADHLSDAIVLCQRIGHRVGLAFALDSLGQLHARLGSFRAAADHHGQALEIYRDTSQPMGAASALVGLADALMEVGHATAARDHYRQALSISAQIGDRTQQARAHAGLARAGQRLADTDRRRTATDRGNTPDDVWDHWCHALAHFSAIGAPEAEQIRARLNAADRDRGGTGPGTAPVAVSAPAPGR, encoded by the coding sequence ATGACCGTCCTGTTCGACCACTACCTGCACACCGCCGCGACCGCCATGGACCTGCTCTTCCCCGCCGAGCGACACCGGCGGCCGGCGGTGACCGGCCAGAGCGTCGCGGCGCGGCCGCTGCTCGACGCCGCCGCGGCCCGGGCCTGGCTGGAGCAGGAACGGGCCAACCTGGTCGGCGCCGTCGTGCACACCGCCGGGAACGGCTGGCCGGAACATGCCCGGCGTCTGGTACTCACCATCTTCCGCTACCTGGAGGGCGCCGGCCACTACCCGGATGCGGTCACCGTGCACCACCACGGTCTACTCGCGGCCGAGATCATCGGTGACCGGGACTCGCAGGCACACATGATGACGAACATCGCCGTGGTGTACGGGATGCAGGGGCACCGGCAGCTGGTCGCCGACCATCTCCAGCGCGCGCTGGTGCTCTACCGGCAGACCGGCGAACGTGCCGGGAAGGCCCGGGCACTGGGTAACCTCGGCGTCTTCCACGGCCAGCAGGGCCAGTACGACCAGGCCACCGCCCATCTGCGGGAGGCCCTCGGCCTGCTGCGGGAGGCCGGTGAGGCGCACGGCGAGGCGATGGCGCTGGGCAACCTCGGCTGGATCGCCGTACTGCAGGGCCGTTACGCCGAGGCGGCCGATCACCTGTCCGACGCGATCGTCCTGTGCCAGCGGATCGGGCACCGGGTGGGGTTGGCGTTCGCGCTGGACTCGCTGGGCCAGTTGCATGCCCGGCTGGGCAGCTTCCGGGCCGCCGCAGACCATCACGGGCAGGCCCTGGAGATCTACCGGGACACCAGTCAGCCGATGGGTGCGGCGTCCGCGCTGGTCGGACTGGCGGACGCGCTGATGGAGGTCGGTCACGCCACCGCGGCCCGGGACCACTACCGGCAGGCGCTGTCGATCTCCGCGCAGATCGGCGACCGGACGCAGCAGGCCCGGGCACACGCCGGACTGGCCCGTGCCGGGCAGCGGTTGGCCGACACCGACCGGCGACGAACGGCCACCGACCGGGGCAACACCCCCGACGACGTCTGGGACCACTGGTGCCACGCGCTGGCCCATTTCAGTGCGATCGGCGCTCCCGAGGCCGAGCAGATCCGGGCCCGGCTGAATGCGGCGGACCGCGACCGGGGCGGCACCGGGCCCGGCACCGCCCCGGTCGCGGTCAGCGCACCGGCACCGGGTCGGTGA
- a CDS encoding MEDS domain-containing protein encodes MSCTTARYGLAPALRRGQLRIASATESLLGGAPADAGAMVRTLAREARQASDEGYAGLRVTADMCWATRPAAAADQLVEFETLVADLFAHGQLCLICQYDRERFDAVTLAFAARAHPRTVAAQVYLEHPLLRICRQYSPAGLRIAGELDYRYKDVLELALAESVRIDRHLHINLTGLDYIDGACAGIILAAARALPRSRRMTVSCRRLVGTVLALVGADDVAQLRVQRRHEQP; translated from the coding sequence GTGAGCTGCACGACCGCGCGGTACGGCCTGGCCCCGGCGCTGCGCCGGGGCCAGCTGCGCATCGCCTCGGCCACCGAGTCGCTGCTCGGCGGGGCACCGGCCGACGCCGGTGCGATGGTGCGGACGCTCGCGCGGGAGGCCCGGCAGGCCAGCGACGAGGGCTACGCTGGCCTGCGGGTGACCGCCGACATGTGCTGGGCGACCCGCCCGGCCGCCGCAGCCGATCAACTGGTCGAGTTCGAGACGCTGGTCGCCGACCTGTTCGCGCACGGCCAGCTCTGTCTGATCTGCCAGTACGACCGGGAGCGGTTCGACGCCGTCACGCTGGCGTTCGCCGCCCGGGCACATCCCAGGACCGTCGCGGCTCAGGTCTACCTGGAGCATCCACTGCTGCGGATCTGCCGGCAGTACAGCCCGGCCGGCCTGCGCATCGCCGGTGAGCTGGACTACCGGTACAAGGACGTGCTCGAGCTGGCGCTGGCCGAGTCGGTACGGATCGACCGCCACCTGCACATCAACCTGACCGGGCTGGACTACATCGACGGCGCCTGCGCCGGCATCATCCTGGCTGCCGCACGGGCGTTGCCGAGATCGCGCCGGATGACGGTGTCCTGCCGACGGCTGGTCGGTACCGTGCTGGCTCTGGTCGGCGCGGATGACGTGGCTCAACTCCGGGTACAGAGACGCCATGAGCAGCCCTGA
- a CDS encoding serine hydrolase has product MAEQTAPDLTGAHVIIGEGPASGRAAGRSGRRAHSRGRTPRRSLLGVGLFGLLTAGGLGYGWRAAAGSPVTGGRVAAGGPGTVVAVPTAAVPTPDVVTEQRRRAALAARQVRGYAAGLPGQFSFAVVERGTGTGFRTGDELRFQTASIVKVEILTALLLDRDGTPLTAVQRDRAEAMITASDNAAASELFAAIGGVAGLNRVNTELGLTRTRPRSAWGTTVTTSADQVRLLRGLVDEESPLRPADRGLVLDLMGRVVDGQRWGVPAGAGTTGSRTWVKNGWDTVGDHDGRWLVNSIGRIVEDDHDWLVAVLSDHHDSLDAGIAAVEQAVRIAFDTWRRPAPAG; this is encoded by the coding sequence GTGGCAGAGCAGACGGCACCGGATCTGACGGGGGCGCACGTGATCATCGGAGAAGGTCCGGCCAGCGGTCGCGCCGCAGGTCGGTCCGGTCGACGCGCCCACTCCCGAGGCCGCACACCCCGTCGGTCACTGCTCGGCGTCGGTTTGTTCGGCCTGCTCACCGCCGGTGGCCTCGGCTACGGGTGGCGGGCTGCCGCCGGTTCGCCGGTGACCGGCGGTCGGGTGGCGGCGGGTGGGCCGGGTACGGTGGTGGCCGTGCCGACCGCTGCGGTGCCGACCCCGGACGTCGTGACGGAGCAGCGCCGCCGGGCGGCGCTGGCGGCCCGACAGGTACGCGGGTACGCCGCCGGGCTGCCCGGCCAGTTCAGCTTCGCGGTGGTCGAGCGCGGCACCGGGACCGGTTTCCGCACCGGTGACGAGCTCCGGTTCCAGACGGCGAGCATCGTCAAGGTGGAGATTCTCACTGCCCTGCTGTTGGACCGGGACGGGACCCCGTTGACCGCCGTGCAACGCGACCGGGCCGAGGCAATGATCACAGCCAGTGACAACGCTGCGGCCAGTGAACTCTTCGCCGCCATCGGTGGCGTCGCCGGATTGAACCGGGTCAACACCGAGCTCGGCCTGACCCGGACCCGACCGAGGTCGGCCTGGGGGACGACCGTCACCACGTCAGCCGACCAGGTCCGGCTGCTCCGAGGGCTGGTCGACGAGGAGAGCCCGCTGCGACCGGCGGACCGAGGCCTGGTGCTGGACCTGATGGGTCGGGTGGTCGACGGACAGCGGTGGGGGGTGCCGGCCGGTGCCGGTACGACCGGCTCCCGTACCTGGGTGAAGAACGGCTGGGACACCGTCGGCGATCATGACGGACGCTGGCTGGTCAACAGCATCGGGCGGATCGTCGAGGACGACCACGACTGGCTGGTGGCGGTGCTGTCCGACCACCACGACTCGCTGGATGCCGGCATCGCGGCGGTGGAACAGGCGGTGCGGATCGCCTTCGACACGTGGCGCCGACCGGCCCCGGCCGGCTGA
- a CDS encoding lysylphosphatidylglycerol synthase domain-containing protein gives MTGRADEAGGTVPGRPQSAVPSSGRWGRWLRVANRVFVVVFIALLVVGLITVLRTQDWAPVRELAGSLDPVAVYLTVGGAFAVNCVGLVFGVLSWRALFVDLGARVDTWTAARIFFVGFLVKFVPGRFVALPVLVRMGKAVDVGPVRLASVFVLSWSIVALTGLTVGIAAGPSVAGGGMWWIAAAALPVAILLIRPDLLDRGIRLAARVLRRPAPQVRASAGGVRRSILAQALSWIISGHHLWLLAVVAGAPAGRSYLICVAGFALATVTGLLVMVAPDGIGVREAVLALALASVMPLPLAGTVVLASRLVCVCSDVAVGAGGLLLAQYLHRRRRATGTVLTDPVPVR, from the coding sequence GTGACCGGCCGGGCCGACGAGGCCGGTGGCACGGTGCCGGGCCGTCCGCAGAGCGCGGTGCCGTCGTCCGGCCGGTGGGGTCGTTGGTTGCGGGTGGCGAACCGGGTGTTCGTCGTCGTGTTCATCGCCCTGCTGGTGGTCGGACTGATCACCGTGCTGCGGACCCAGGACTGGGCACCGGTCCGCGAGCTGGCCGGGTCCCTCGACCCGGTCGCCGTCTACCTCACCGTCGGCGGTGCCTTCGCGGTCAACTGCGTCGGGCTGGTCTTCGGGGTGCTGTCCTGGCGGGCGCTCTTCGTCGACCTGGGCGCCCGGGTCGACACCTGGACGGCGGCCCGGATCTTCTTCGTCGGCTTCCTCGTCAAGTTCGTGCCCGGGCGCTTCGTCGCGTTGCCGGTGCTGGTCCGGATGGGCAAGGCGGTCGACGTCGGTCCGGTCCGGCTGGCGTCGGTGTTCGTGCTCAGCTGGAGCATCGTCGCGCTCACCGGGCTCACCGTGGGGATCGCCGCCGGCCCGTCGGTCGCCGGCGGCGGGATGTGGTGGATAGCCGCCGCCGCGTTGCCGGTTGCCATCCTGCTGATCCGGCCCGACCTGCTCGATCGCGGTATCCGGCTGGCCGCCCGGGTGCTGCGCCGGCCCGCGCCGCAGGTCCGAGCCTCAGCCGGTGGGGTGCGTCGGTCCATCTTGGCGCAGGCGCTGTCCTGGATCATCTCCGGCCATCACTTGTGGCTGCTTGCGGTCGTCGCCGGGGCGCCGGCCGGCCGGTCGTACCTGATCTGCGTCGCCGGGTTCGCGCTGGCCACCGTCACCGGGTTGCTGGTGATGGTCGCGCCGGACGGCATCGGGGTACGCGAAGCGGTGCTCGCATTGGCTCTCGCGTCGGTGATGCCGTTGCCGCTGGCCGGCACCGTGGTGCTGGCCAGCCGGCTGGTCTGCGTGTGCAGCGACGTCGCGGTCGGAGCCGGCGGGCTGCTACTCGCCCAGTACCTGCACCGGCGGCGAAGGGCGACCGGCACCGTGCTCACCGACCCGGTGCCGGTGCGCTGA
- the sthA gene encoding Si-specific NAD(P)(+) transhydrogenase produces MYDVDVLVIGSGPSGQKAAIAAAKLDRSVMVVERAHMLGGVCINTGTIPSKTLREAVLYLTGLNQREVYGQSYRVKDHITVSDLAARTQHVIGREIDVTRSQLTRNRVRIMTGTARFDDAHTVVVTDATGHGNKVTAEKIVIAAGTRPARPASVDFDERTIIDSDGIINLEQVPQSMLVIGAGVIGIEYASMFAALGTEVTVVERRDRMLEFCDLEIVEALKYHLRDLAVTFRFGEEVASVQRHQRGAVAVLESGKRIAADTVMYSAGRQGVAGDLDLERASLTADARGRIQVNENFQTTAGHIYAVGDIIGFPALASTSMEQGRLAAHHACGEPARGMPQLQPIGIYTIPEISFIGSTEDQLTDNRVPFEVGVARYRELARGQIVGDSYGMLKLLVAPDSRQLLGVHIFGTGATELVHIGQAVMGCNGTVDYFVDAVFNYPTLAEAYKVAALDAMNKMRHLAQLHD; encoded by the coding sequence GTGTATGACGTCGACGTGCTCGTGATCGGATCCGGCCCTAGTGGACAGAAGGCGGCGATCGCCGCGGCGAAGCTCGACCGGAGCGTCATGGTCGTCGAGCGCGCGCACATGCTCGGCGGTGTGTGCATCAACACCGGCACCATCCCGTCCAAGACCCTGCGCGAGGCCGTCCTCTACCTGACCGGCCTCAACCAGCGCGAGGTCTACGGTCAGAGCTACCGGGTCAAGGATCACATCACGGTCAGTGACCTGGCTGCCCGGACCCAGCACGTGATCGGGCGCGAGATCGACGTGACCCGCAGCCAGTTGACCCGCAACCGGGTACGGATCATGACCGGCACGGCGCGGTTCGACGACGCGCACACCGTGGTGGTGACCGATGCCACCGGCCACGGGAACAAGGTCACCGCCGAGAAGATCGTGATCGCGGCCGGCACCCGCCCGGCCCGCCCGGCCAGCGTCGACTTCGACGAGCGGACCATCATCGACTCGGACGGCATCATCAACCTCGAACAGGTGCCGCAGTCGATGCTGGTGATCGGAGCCGGGGTGATCGGCATCGAGTACGCCTCGATGTTCGCCGCGCTCGGCACCGAGGTCACCGTGGTGGAGCGGCGGGACCGGATGCTCGAGTTCTGCGACCTGGAGATCGTCGAAGCACTCAAGTATCATCTGCGCGACCTCGCGGTCACCTTCCGCTTCGGCGAGGAGGTGGCGTCGGTGCAGCGTCACCAGCGCGGCGCGGTCGCGGTGCTGGAGAGTGGCAAGCGGATCGCCGCCGACACCGTCATGTACTCCGCCGGGCGCCAGGGCGTCGCCGGTGACCTCGACCTGGAGCGGGCCAGCCTGACCGCCGACGCCCGGGGCCGGATCCAGGTCAACGAGAACTTCCAGACCACGGCCGGGCACATCTACGCGGTGGGGGACATCATCGGCTTTCCCGCCCTGGCCTCCACCTCGATGGAGCAGGGCCGGCTCGCCGCCCACCATGCCTGCGGTGAACCGGCCCGTGGCATGCCGCAGCTACAGCCGATCGGCATCTACACCATCCCGGAGATCAGCTTCATCGGCAGCACCGAGGACCAGCTCACCGACAACCGGGTGCCCTTCGAGGTGGGGGTCGCCCGCTACCGGGAGCTCGCCCGCGGGCAGATCGTCGGCGACTCGTACGGGATGCTCAAGCTGCTGGTCGCACCGGACAGCCGGCAACTGCTCGGCGTGCACATCTTCGGCACCGGGGCCACCGAGCTGGTGCACATCGGGCAGGCGGTGATGGGCTGCAACGGCACCGTCGACTACTTCGTCGACGCCGTGTTCAACTATCCGACCCTTGCCGAGGCGTACAAGGTCGCCGCGCTGGACGCGATGAACAAGATGCGGCACCTCGCTCAGCTGCACGACTGA
- a CDS encoding endonuclease/exonuclease/phosphatase family protein, with the protein MTAQAAAAEAPTATGGGAAEPGPGPGPWGRWWRRWLGRVFLTGSAAWLAYVLAHRLLSGRVWWWVLAELMPPVMFVAVPLLFATAAAGCRRTRRPAALMCAVSLLAGVGLAGINLPGPLRSAPQVPPDALRVVSWNTGYWHTTDRADDFYRMLRDQRADVYLLQEYIAEVDGVIVPIDDLERLRREMPGFHLAVIGELVTLSRYPIVEQTPLEADGLPPAPDDFTDFWRYQVLRTDLRVGDRVLSTYNAHLPVPLWAGGPGLFTGEFHRTIREQHQRRVPQFRALAADVADNDNPVVLAGDLNTSPAMGDLRRLPPELRDAESVSRSVYLASWPTEQVSSWRLDWALVSTGVTVHRYEFGDARGMSDHRPQTLWVSW; encoded by the coding sequence CGGGGCCAGGGCCGGGACCGTGGGGACGGTGGTGGCGGCGTTGGCTCGGCCGGGTGTTCCTGACCGGCTCGGCGGCGTGGCTGGCGTACGTGCTGGCCCACCGACTGCTCAGCGGCCGAGTCTGGTGGTGGGTGCTCGCCGAGCTGATGCCGCCGGTGATGTTCGTCGCCGTACCACTGCTGTTCGCCACGGCGGCGGCCGGCTGCCGGCGGACCCGCCGCCCGGCGGCGCTGATGTGCGCCGTGTCGCTGCTGGCCGGCGTCGGGCTGGCCGGAATCAACCTGCCCGGTCCGCTGCGGTCGGCGCCGCAGGTGCCGCCGGACGCGCTGCGGGTGGTCTCCTGGAACACCGGCTACTGGCACACCACCGACCGGGCCGACGACTTCTACCGGATGCTGCGGGACCAGCGGGCCGACGTCTACCTGCTGCAGGAGTACATCGCCGAGGTCGACGGCGTGATCGTGCCGATCGACGACCTCGAGCGGCTGCGCCGGGAGATGCCGGGTTTCCATCTGGCGGTCATCGGCGAGCTCGTCACCCTGTCCCGGTACCCGATCGTCGAGCAGACACCGCTGGAGGCCGACGGGCTTCCCCCGGCCCCGGACGACTTCACCGACTTCTGGCGTTACCAGGTGCTCCGTACCGACCTGCGGGTCGGCGACCGAGTGCTGTCAACCTACAACGCGCACCTGCCGGTGCCGTTGTGGGCCGGCGGCCCCGGCCTGTTCACCGGGGAGTTCCACCGGACGATTCGGGAACAGCATCAGCGCCGCGTGCCGCAGTTCCGGGCGCTGGCCGCCGACGTGGCGGACAACGACAACCCGGTGGTGCTGGCCGGGGACCTGAACACCAGCCCCGCGATGGGTGACCTGCGCCGCCTGCCGCCCGAGTTGCGCGACGCCGAGTCGGTCAGCCGGTCCGTCTACCTCGCGTCGTGGCCCACCGAACAGGTGTCGTCCTGGCGACTGGACTGGGCGCTGGTCTCCACCGGGGTCACCGTGCACCGGTACGAGTTCGGCGACGCCCGCGGCATGTCCGACCACCGGCCGCAGACGCTGTGGGTGTCGTGGTGA
- a CDS encoding sodium:calcium antiporter: MPDFVVTADWPVSWSIAAFAIAGVVTVVGGIRLVAVGDALADRTGLGEALFGAVFFGLATSLSGIVMTAVTAISDAPQLAYSNAVGGIAAQTTAIAVADLFYRRVNLEHAAASLSNLLFGCLLLALLALALLATYTPDGAVVGVHPVSMIMVGCYLGGVMIVHSADVTPYWQAVDTNETRRDLPQSHGLLDDRPLRRLWVRFALVGLAVAASGWLTALAAESLVQSTGLRAGFVGGVLMGLVNALPETITAIAAVRRGAVTLAVAAILGGNCLDALNLVVADVFYRTGSIYHAAGPDELFLTSAALLMTTVLLGGLLARQVRGWGRLGFEGTLLFGGYLAVVAVLAF; this comes from the coding sequence ATGCCGGATTTCGTGGTGACGGCGGACTGGCCTGTCTCCTGGTCGATAGCCGCGTTCGCGATCGCCGGGGTGGTGACGGTGGTCGGCGGGATCCGGCTCGTCGCCGTGGGTGACGCGCTCGCCGACCGGACCGGCTTGGGAGAGGCGCTCTTCGGCGCGGTCTTCTTCGGACTGGCGACCTCGCTGTCCGGGATCGTGATGACCGCGGTCACTGCGATCAGTGACGCTCCGCAACTGGCCTACAGCAACGCCGTCGGCGGCATCGCCGCGCAGACCACCGCTATCGCGGTGGCCGACCTGTTCTACCGGCGGGTCAACCTCGAACACGCCGCCGCTTCGCTGTCCAACCTGCTCTTCGGCTGCCTGCTGCTGGCGCTGCTGGCCCTGGCCCTGCTGGCCACCTACACCCCGGACGGCGCGGTGGTCGGCGTCCACCCGGTCTCGATGATCATGGTCGGCTGCTACCTCGGCGGCGTCATGATCGTCCACTCCGCCGACGTTACGCCCTACTGGCAAGCCGTCGACACCAACGAGACCCGCCGGGATCTGCCGCAGAGCCATGGCCTCCTCGACGACCGTCCGCTACGTCGGCTGTGGGTGCGGTTCGCTCTCGTCGGGCTGGCCGTCGCCGCCAGCGGCTGGCTGACCGCCCTCGCCGCCGAGAGTCTGGTGCAGTCGACCGGGCTACGGGCCGGATTCGTCGGCGGGGTGCTGATGGGTCTGGTCAACGCGTTGCCGGAGACGATCACCGCAATCGCCGCGGTACGGCGCGGCGCGGTGACCCTCGCGGTCGCCGCCATCCTCGGCGGCAACTGCCTCGACGCGCTCAACCTGGTGGTCGCTGACGTCTTCTACCGCACCGGGTCGATCTACCACGCAGCCGGTCCGGACGAACTGTTCCTCACCTCTGCCGCGCTACTGATGACCACGGTGCTGCTCGGTGGGCTGCTGGCCCGGCAGGTCCGCGGCTGGGGTCGGCTGGGTTTCGAAGGCACCCTGCTGTTCGGCGGCTATCTCGCCGTGGTCGCGGTGCTGGCCTTCTGA
- a CDS encoding glycosyltransferase family 2 protein, whose translation MTGHPTVSVVIPTYNKAKTLADCVRAVYRQTCQPVEVIVVDDASTDGSREIAAGLPCRLICLPTNQGVSAARNAGAAAAIGEVLFFVDSDIALAPDAIGNALRVLREHPGCAVVQGIYDAEPLAADGPVEIYKTLFEHYWRRQRDGVADATLFALTAIRRQAFDDVGGFDERLRDAEDIEFGTRLPARYEIRMSADVVGRHDDVDRLRPFLAEHVRRAVSYGALLAGVLAADDRRRVHRADGHRPDTARPASGVDVGAVAAMLCCAATAVTLPLAAVAGWLLAVPAATFTAFTLVDGALFRFVRRRKGNRFLVYFVAMHFLMHTTQLAGMTVGFAAGLVRSTRRRPARSATAPETGR comes from the coding sequence GTGACCGGGCACCCGACGGTGTCGGTGGTGATCCCGACGTACAACAAGGCAAAGACCCTGGCCGACTGTGTGCGGGCGGTGTACCGCCAGACCTGCCAGCCGGTCGAGGTGATCGTGGTCGACGACGCCAGCACCGACGGATCCCGGGAGATCGCCGCCGGGCTGCCCTGCAGGCTGATCTGCCTGCCCACCAACCAGGGGGTGTCCGCCGCCCGCAACGCCGGTGCGGCGGCGGCCATTGGTGAAGTGCTGTTCTTCGTCGACTCCGACATCGCGCTGGCGCCGGACGCGATCGGCAACGCGCTGCGGGTTCTTCGGGAGCATCCCGGGTGCGCGGTCGTGCAGGGCATCTACGACGCGGAGCCGCTGGCCGCCGACGGCCCGGTGGAGATCTACAAGACCCTGTTCGAGCATTACTGGCGGCGGCAGCGTGACGGTGTCGCGGATGCGACGTTGTTCGCGTTGACCGCGATCCGGCGGCAGGCGTTCGACGACGTGGGCGGCTTCGACGAGCGGCTGCGCGACGCGGAGGACATCGAGTTCGGCACCCGACTGCCCGCCCGGTACGAGATCCGGATGAGCGCCGACGTGGTGGGCCGGCACGACGACGTCGACCGGCTGCGGCCGTTCCTGGCCGAACACGTCCGCCGAGCGGTCAGCTACGGGGCGTTGCTGGCCGGCGTGCTCGCCGCTGACGACCGGCGTCGGGTGCACCGCGCCGATGGGCACCGGCCCGACACCGCGCGTCCCGCTTCCGGCGTCGACGTCGGTGCGGTGGCCGCGATGCTGTGCTGCGCGGCGACGGCCGTGACCCTGCCGCTGGCCGCCGTCGCCGGCTGGCTGTTGGCGGTGCCGGCGGCCACCTTCACCGCCTTCACCCTGGTGGACGGGGCCCTGTTCCGCTTCGTTCGGCGCCGGAAGGGAAACCGGTTCCTGGTGTACTTCGTCGCGATGCACTTCCTGATGCACACCACCCAACTGGCGGGGATGACCGTCGGATTCGCCGCCGGGCTGGTGCGCTCGACCCGTCGCCGACCGGCCCGGTCGGCGACGGCACCGGAGACGGGCCGGTGA